The Drosophila yakuba strain Tai18E2 chromosome X, Prin_Dyak_Tai18E2_2.1, whole genome shotgun sequence DNA segment aaattagtttttacaTTTCTAATTATTATCAGATTTTTCGAAATTGCATTGCCTTTGGAGCAGTTTCCTGTTCTTGTAAACTCCATTTTTATAAGATTCTctgaattttaatgaatattattaaatgtacTTACAGCATGTACCAATTAAACGGATGTTGTGGCCCCCAAACCAAATGTGTGTAATATATTTCGGACAtatcaattattatttttactttagAACAACATCGGGAACTGACAGTTGTGAAAAGCTGTCGGAAATTATGGTTTCCCAAGACGACTAGCGAATCGACTGATCGCCGGCCTCCTTGCCGCAGACAATCTGTCACTTGATACGCTCTAAGCCACCATTACCACCATTACCTTTACCGTTACCTTGTTGAGATTCCCCACTAAACACAGGCACACTTTTGTACGGGCGCTGAGCAGCGAAGCAttccaaacccaaacccagaACCCCAGACCAAAGAGCAGTCCAAACCCGGAGATGCCATACAAGTGCCACCACTCAGCCGCcgggaaaaatgttatttaatttttgtgacGCCCCCGGTTGGGAGAATTGGGGATGAAGCAGGGGTTTTGGCCTTAGCCCACCACCATCACTGATTGTggcagttgcaagttgcagttgcagttgcatatCTCCATTCGGATCATATTTCGCTCAGCGGCACTTTGGCTTCTGGTCAAGAACCTCAAGTATAcagtatatgtatgtgtatgcatatgtatatgtatcttgGCATATAGAGTAAAGGAAACCTGCCTCAATGTCTGGCTTTCGATTTTTTGGGATTCATTCCTcttctgtttgttgttgtttcgccGCTTTAGCCTCCCCAACGCAGCTCTGAAAAGTAGGCAGCCTTTTGCGACTGGGACACACACTAATGCGCCCCTAATAataccacacacacatctaAGTCTTCGGCCAACACGTACAGGGAAGGTACTTAAACAAGCTGAAGCAAGAGGGATGTTCTGACCACCTGCCACTATAAAAGGTGAACGCCGCACCGAACAATGTCTCAGTTAAATAGCGTTAATTAAGCGACAACCAACGACCAGCCAAAGGATCCAGCTCGTCTGCGAaacaatacatttttttttaagtgctcCGCAGGATAATAGTATAACTTGATCATCAcactacttttttttttacgtgATTCAGTGACGAGGATATTAAATCGCACAACGAAAAGGGGAAATGCATTTAGcaattgaaaatcaataacCCAACGAGacccataaaatatatatacacacattggtatatattattcaaaaaCGTGCCAGGACCCACCGCATTTTAGCCTGGAATTTCGACCATATGTCGTGGGCACATCATCATCACTTATTCAGCACTCGGTTCGGCAATGTCCGTTGAACTGTAATCCCCGCCAATGATGAGTGTGACAGTCGAACAGTAATGGTAGTGATTCACCGACCATGTCGCGAACCGAAAGGTACTTATTGCAGCTGCTGGCCACTGCACAAGATTAGACTTAAGACTCTTGTGCGTGTGACAGCGGCTATTGTAAGAGGCCATAGAAGCAACAACCAGCCATCGTCCCATAATCGAGACCCAGATCGTCGCCCAGAGAAGCCCTAGAGGCCGCAATGCTAATGCAATTATTACAAACGTTTGccgaaaacaaataatatcgAAAGAATAGTTCAAAATTTCCAACCGAAAGTGCACAAAGTACCTGAATTATCCATTAGTTTTAAGACTTCCTAAAATTTGAAAGCTCGAAGGACTTAAGGGATTTTCTAAGAATACGTGAGATACGTGGTAATCTattaacttaaaatttatataataaacaaaacctTAGGACTGTATATAATAAAGATGTTCATTATATTGTCAAATGGATTTGCGGTACAACttttgttttacaaatattttgttagcAGATTTAGTGCCTtctaatttcattaaaatccATCACATTTATCTACAAGTTTAATTCAGCTTGAAATGCCGGAAAGTTTTTAGATTATAGACATCCGGATTGCATAGAAAGTATAGGCAAAATTCCATGCATActaattttgttatttaaatgttttcacATAAATCGCGTGACCGTAAAGTTCATTTCGTAAGAAAGTGGATTTAAATGCATTCTTCGTAAATTTAATACATATTCTAACATGTTCATAGAAGACTGCATTTTTGTGAATTTGCTTATCAGTTTATGTGTTAGTTTCTGTGACATGCATGACATAATGATTACCATATATTACTATACGTctattttttctcttttgtaaaataatttttaccaCTGATCTGAACAAGATGAGTGTGGCCCATTCTCATAGAGCTGTGTGtaagttaaaaataaacaaatacagatatacatacatatgtacatcgCTAGTTCGGAAAACAAATCAACCATATTCATAGCAGCGAAATCTCAATGGCGCTAGTAAGAATTTGTTAAAGTGTAAGTCACATTTAGTATTAGTATGTTATTGTAATTATCACCAGGTGAAGTCCGTGCGAAATCTCGGAAACAAGCGCATTAGCTAAGTAACaggtatctaatagtcgagACACTTGACGTAGCTCAAGCTTTTGTGATTACAAAGTTGATACAGAATGCCCACATGGATTTTATTACTCAAtcgttttgtatttaattattagTACACGTTAATTGCGTCCTATGAAATTCTCAATGGGCTCGCATACTTGTGGGATCGGAGCTCCTGGCTGAAGTTTGGATGTGTCGGGATTCCATGTACAGTAGATACTAGCTCCGCAGACGCATCGGTGGCTGAAGATACACGTCGAATTGCAGCTGGCACAATATCCGGGACACCTCTGGTTGCATTCGTCATTTGAGCGGAAGCTAAAGGTACTGGGAGTTCGCTCCGGGGTGCATGGAGTTAGGGCGATGGCTGCCTTTATGCCGGTTACTACTGGGCCATAACCAGGAGGATACTTATTTGCCCAAATGATACTCGTCAGCTGTGGCAATCCAAACGCACATGCGCATATGACGAAGAGGATTATAACTCCGAGAACTGCGAATAATTTGAGAAGAAGTGAATATTTGCACAATGTGTTGATTAAAACAGTCTTACTCTTCATTGCTTCTGTATTGTGGTGCTGCTGTGTCGACTACAAATGATTTTGAAACATGATTGTGACCCATTCTTATAGCTTTTTCTTCCCCCAAGAATTGAATAAGTATGAaacaaataaagaaataaataaaaaatggtatGAATTCCTGGAAAACGACCAGTGGTATGTGTTTCAGTGATAATAATAAGTATGTGATTTACGAGTAGATTAACCTATTGGGGGTTGCTTTTTTATATACTAcgagtatacatatatacatgcatGCAATCACAACAAAACAGTCGGCtagattttttaaatttttattttcactaatttttgcaacatttcatctttaattatacatacatagtttcTCATAATTTTTACagcttttttatatatctTTTTGTATTCCAcattatgatatttttttgtttgctttttcttttttttcattttcattcaattCGAACaacttttaactttttacATCAATTTAATGTCAATGAGTTTTCCATTTAGCtttagtttgtttataaatataattgtttcttcatttattgttgttaagAATATAGAGAATGCTGAAAACGGAAACATGGTAAAAGGCTCCGACGCCTTCGTagcgggggcgtggcaagtcGAGTTATGTTATGGGTGTGCAGCACGTATCGCACGTGATGTACGTGCGtcaatttgtgtgttttgtggGCGGGCTAGGAAACCATGGACAAAACTGTTCTCTTATATACAACGATtcgagaaggaggaggaggacacTGCAAGGATCCAGGGACCCCCATCTCCCTCCCCATCAACTATACAATCCTCGTCAATATAacttagtgtgtgtgtgtctcggGTTTCGGCATGTTCTTCGATTTGTGCTGGAGCAACGTTCACTTGGATTATCGCGGCTGGGAGCACTGATCCACTGATCCACCGATCCACCTGACTCCGTTAGGCATTTACAATATTCGAGAGGCCATTACGTACTAAGAATGGGGGCGTAGCTCTGCTCCCGCCACGAAGGCAAGGCCTATCCGATCGAattgcaaacattttcattCCATATATGCTAGGCACAATTGTTTATtgaacagaaaacaaaataaaaaaaagaggaaatcattacaaaaaaaaaaagcttaacAAACTGGAAGAAATTCGAATTTGAAAATCGAACTGGGTCTGAGATTGAAACTAAAGAACAATAACGCTAACCTCAAGCCTAAACGGTTTTAGAACGGGACGCAGAAGGTCGAAGGAAGTTGGGCAGGTGGGAGGGAAGCTGGGCGAGTGTTTCTGCATACATGTGTAGTTTATTTCACATAAATTTAGGTTCTATTGTTGGTTTCTCATTCGTGTAGCTTTGAATTCACTAATTTTTCAattcgttttttgtttcgtttttctttaggTTTTGATAACATGAAGATCTCTTTGCAATCGGTTAACATCAAATAAGTTTGTAACTGTTGATtatttactatatatttatgctgctgctgctgatcctTGTGACTggttctgtgtgtgtgtgtgtgtatgagtggTAGTGTCAATCTGATCCTGTCCTGCTTCGTAtcctgatgctgctgctcgttacgaagaaatatatatataattatatatatttatatatattacgGTTTTATGTTGATTTCCTTCTGGCTTCACAGTGTTCTGAAATGGCTTCAATTTTGCTTTGCAACTCTTGTGTGGGGATTTATCAAGCGGGAGTTCCGTGTTTCCTTCCTTTTGCCTTGCTGTGTAGCTTCTGCATTATCTTTAACTTCTGTTCAACTTCTTCGGCTTCGATTTCTGTGTGGGttttgggtgtgtgtgtgtgtgagggtgGGTGGGTATTGGTCGCTATGTGGATGGGTACAGTGTGTGGTGCATTTCGGATGCTGGATGTGGAGGCGTTTAGCGGGCACTACATTCCGATTGCCTGCCGCTAGGCTTAGCTTAGTTATCCAGCCATGACTCTCGTCATTCTGTGTACTCCCACCACTCCTTGTCGTACCCCTCGTGCACGTGCTTCAGCAGAACAGAGCACCGCTTTTCACAATACCTAATcgaatgaaaacaaatgtttgGAGCATgatttgtatgtatgtatgtcgCTTTCTTACCTGTATTTATCCTGCACTTTCTGCTTAATATCAGCCAAATTCTCGGATGTAATATCACGTTCCAAATACTCCGACAACGTCTCGGTTGCCGACTCCAAGTCCTTTTGATTATCCTCGAATATCATGGATTGATTGTTCTTTTTCAAGTAATATGCAAACACGTACGTGTACATGAGAGTCTGACGGCACTGGCAAAGTATGTCGACAGCCTTTTTCAGAAACTGCACCTGCAATTGCAATGAGTTTGTTGAATATGCATTGTTATGGTCACGAATTTTCACCACTTACCTCAATCCATGACATGTTGTGCTGCTGCATCTCCTCCATTTTTTGCTTCACAGATGCATACAATTTGTTCTCAAACTTCATCGACTGCATGTGGTTCATGTAGCGATTATAGTAGTGGAGATATCTGTGGATTTAGCAAAAGATAATATATCAGTGAGTTTTGCTCCAGAATGACTTTCAGTTTTATGCGTATTCGCGTAGTGTTTTGCCTTGACAAGTTTAAACATTGTTCGTCATTTATAGCACTTAAGGTTTATCAGtgataaaatttaattacaaatataagctgattcatttcattttacgGCTTTCAATCGTTATCTTTTCGAAAAAGAAATTAGCAGATAAAATACGCCGTAATGAATAGGCACAAAGAGCATTATCAGCGAACtacgaaaagcaaaacaaatactACACAACTACTATAATTTCAAAAGTAGTTATAATCCTGCGACACAGTGCCCAGTCGAATAACCCACCTGGCCAGCGAGGAGCGCAGCTTCTCCTGAGCATCACGGGCGGTCTTGGCCTCGTCCTCGTCATAGCGATTGCAGTTGTACCAGGAGGAGCCGTGCGGCTCCCAGGAACCGAGGCAAACCCAGCAGAACTCGTGCTTGCAGTTCTGGTTCTTGCACACCATGTGGTTGCAGCCTCCGTCCTTCTCAATTGTCACGCTGCACTTGGGACACTCTTTGGTATTGGCCGCGATCCAGTTGGACGTCTCCGAGTCGTCGTCGCACTTCTTGATCCACTTCTTCAGCCAACGACACTTGACCGGATCGTGCCAGTTCTCGCCGCAGGCGAAGCAGAAGACATGGCCGCACTTGCAGTGGACGCGACGGGGCTCCGCGTACGGCACCTTCACAGCATAGGTGCAGTCAACGGACGGACACCAGCGCAGCAGCTGGTTGCACTCCACAAAGCTATTGGTGATCAGCTGCTGGTACTTAACCCGCACCCGTGCGTCCATCACCAGCTTGGTGACGGTCACGTCGTCCACCAGGATATCACAGCCGTGCGCCGCGCACGAAATGGTCTGGCCCAGACCCTCCGTCACGATCTTCGTTGACAGATACTCGTGCCAACAGATCATGCAGAAGCGGTGTCCGCACTCCAGCCCGGTCATGGACTAAATTGAACAAAGAGAAAAGAGTTATTAGTCCAAATTGTGAGTAATATTGAAGATTTCACTTGCAACATGTAAACGGTTGTGTTTCGACTCTATAAATTATAGGTTATTCGGAATCATATACTTAGAGATCTATGGAACTATAAGAGCTTGATGAGGAAGCTtacaacaatttaaatacaCCTACACAGTTCAGGGTAATTTCAAACGTTTGATACGCCCA contains these protein-coding regions:
- the LOC6525754 gene encoding E3 ubiquitin-protein ligase ariadne-1 codes for the protein MDSDNDNDFCDNVDSGNVSSGDDGDDDFGMEVDLPSSAERQLDQDDYQYKVLTTDEIVQHQREIIDEANLLLKLPTPTARILLNHFKWDKEKLLEKYFDDNTEEFFKCAHVINPFNNSTEAVRQKNTRSQCEECEICFSLLPPDSMTGLECGHRFCMICWHEYLSTKIVTEGLGQTISCAAHGCDILVDDVTVTKLVMDARVRVKYQQLITNSFVECNQLLRWCPSVDCTYAVKVPYAEPRRVHCKCGHVFCFACGENWHDPVKCRWLKKWIKKCDDDSETSNWIAANTKECPKCSVTIEKDGGCNHMVCKNQNCKHEFCWVCLGSWEPHGSSWYNCNRYDEDEAKTARDAQEKLRSSLARYLHYYNRYMNHMQSMKFENKLYASVKQKMEEMQQHNMSWIEVQFLKKAVDILCQCRQTLMYTYVFAYYLKKNNQSMIFEDNQKDLESATETLSEYLERDITSENLADIKQKVQDKYRYCEKRCSVLLKHVHEGYDKEWWEYTE
- the LOC26535538 gene encoding uncharacterized protein LOC26535538 isoform X1 — protein: MKSKTVLINTLCKYSLLLKLFAVLGVIILFVICACAFGLPQLTSIIWANKYPPGYGPVVTGIKAAIALTPCTPERTPSTFSFRSNDECNQRCPGYCASCNSTCIFSHRCVCGASIYCTWNPDTSKLQPGAPIPQVCEPIENFIGRN
- the LOC26535538 gene encoding uncharacterized protein LOC26535538 isoform X2, whose product is MKILGVIILFVICACAFGLPQLTSIIWANKYPPGYGPVVTGIKAAIALTPCTPERTPSTFSFRSNDECNQRCPGYCASCNSTCIFSHRCVCGASIYCTWNPDTSKLQPGAPIPQVCEPIENFIGRN